One window from the genome of Lentibacillus daqui encodes:
- a CDS encoding DUF1878 family protein, whose translation MDKLQNDDTIYFHLQLLAKLIDMKQYPFSKLIIDHRVTFQEYKDLLDLLANLNEQYGIQKEEGLLNFTALLVHFAGMLTVKLDPTETIFALKKEGYYPSLMDEFIKILEDDRT comes from the coding sequence TTGGACAAGTTACAAAATGATGATACCATATATTTTCATTTGCAATTGTTAGCGAAATTAATTGATATGAAGCAATATCCCTTTAGTAAATTAATCATTGATCATCGGGTTACCTTCCAGGAATATAAGGATTTGCTTGATCTTCTTGCCAATTTAAATGAACAATATGGAATACAAAAAGAAGAAGGGTTATTAAATTTTACGGCATTGCTTGTACATTTTGCCGGCATGTTAACAGTGAAACTGGATCCAACCGAAACTATTTTTGCATTAAAAAAAGAAGGATATTACCCTTCTTTAATGGACGAATTTATTAAAATATTGGAAGATGATCGTACATGA